One window of Nostoc sp. C052 genomic DNA carries:
- a CDS encoding YlqD family protein, with protein sequence MDVSKSNLLLKRVVNVKVIVTPLWKEEVQQQLQTQINQLDQQLQQLDVEGQRAIAAIQKQSLQPPGPQTLQQIDNIQLQVNQKKSEFLEQKNQLLQNLQQVQFLQQDQEVNQFQMEGFFRVETGDNLISKMQVEIVLRDGVVEEIRGDI encoded by the coding sequence ATGGATGTCTCCAAATCTAATTTGCTTCTGAAACGCGTCGTTAACGTCAAAGTTATTGTTACTCCCCTCTGGAAAGAGGAAGTACAACAGCAGCTACAAACGCAAATCAATCAACTCGATCAGCAATTGCAACAGCTAGACGTTGAAGGACAAAGAGCGATCGCGGCAATTCAAAAGCAGAGTCTACAACCACCAGGGCCACAGACTCTTCAACAAATTGACAATATCCAACTCCAAGTCAACCAAAAGAAAAGTGAATTTTTAGAGCAGAAAAATCAATTGCTGCAAAACCTCCAGCAAGTGCAGTTTCTCCAGCAAGATCAGGAAGTCAACCAATTTCAAATGGAAGGCTTTTTCCGAGTAGAAACCGGTGATAATCTGATTAGCAAAATGCAGGTCGAAATCGTTCTGCGCGATGGCGTGGTAGAAGAAATTCGCGGCGACATTTAA
- a CDS encoding long-chain fatty acid--CoA ligase — translation MSKTQTVSSFLSNISEGERQSLKRLVDYTNVESLPEVWPLAAQKFGDIVALRSPHSKPEVVITYTQLAEQIQLFASGLQALGVKVGDRISLIADNSPRWFIADQGIMTAGAVDAVRSSQAEKEELLFIIANSGSTAIVVEDLKTLKKLQDRLKDLPIQVVILLSDEASPTDETLKVLNFTQLIEIGVNHHFVPAKQNRDALATLIYTSGTTGKPKGVMLSYKNLMHQVITFGTVLQPNVGDIVLSILPSWHSYERTVEYYLLSQGCTQVYTNLRSVKGDLKKFKPNYMVGVPRLWESIYEGVQKQFREQPANKQRLVNFLLGISDKYIKAQRTAQGLDLNNLHASAIERLAAKIQASVFLPLHALGERLVYAKVREATGGQVKQMISGGGALPRHIDNFFEIIGVQILQGYGLTETSPVTHVRRPWRNLIGASGLPLPATEAKIVDPETKAPLPVGKRGLVLLRGPQIMQGYYQNPEATAKAIDAEGWFDSGDLGWLTPQDDLVLTGRAKDTIVLTNGENIEPQPIEDACLRSPYIDQIMLVGQDQRSLGALIVPNVEALEKWAASQNLTLDTSSDRVTSSDSQKIDLESRMIQDLFRQELNREVQNRPGYRPDDRIGTFKLILEPFSIENGLMTQTLKVRRHIVTERYRDIIDGMFA, via the coding sequence ATGTCAAAAACCCAAACCGTCTCTTCTTTTTTATCTAACATCAGTGAGGGAGAACGACAGTCATTAAAGCGGTTGGTAGATTACACAAATGTGGAATCGCTACCAGAAGTTTGGCCTTTAGCCGCTCAAAAATTTGGTGATATAGTTGCCCTCCGCAGCCCTCACAGTAAACCAGAAGTAGTGATTACTTATACCCAGCTAGCAGAGCAAATACAACTATTTGCTTCTGGGTTACAGGCGTTGGGAGTCAAGGTAGGCGATCGCATTTCCTTAATTGCTGACAACAGTCCTCGCTGGTTCATTGCCGATCAAGGCATCATGACTGCTGGAGCCGTTGATGCCGTGCGTAGCTCCCAAGCCGAAAAAGAAGAACTGCTGTTTATCATCGCCAATAGCGGCAGTACAGCGATCGTCGTTGAGGATTTAAAAACACTTAAAAAACTCCAAGACCGTCTCAAAGATTTACCAATTCAAGTAGTAATCTTACTTTCGGATGAAGCATCACCAACAGACGAAACCCTAAAAGTACTCAACTTTACACAATTGATTGAAATTGGGGTAAATCATCATTTTGTGCCAGCCAAGCAAAATCGTGACGCTTTAGCAACCCTAATTTATACCTCTGGGACTACGGGTAAACCCAAGGGTGTAATGCTGTCTTATAAAAATTTGATGCACCAAGTGATAACTTTTGGGACAGTATTGCAACCAAATGTTGGCGATATCGTTCTCAGTATCCTACCTTCGTGGCACAGCTACGAACGAACTGTTGAATATTACCTACTATCTCAAGGTTGCACGCAAGTTTATACTAATTTGCGCTCTGTGAAAGGAGATTTGAAAAAATTTAAACCCAATTACATGGTGGGTGTACCTCGGCTGTGGGAATCGATTTATGAAGGAGTGCAAAAGCAGTTCCGCGAACAACCAGCGAATAAGCAACGCCTAGTTAACTTTTTATTGGGCATTAGCGATAAATATATCAAAGCCCAGCGAACTGCTCAGGGATTGGATTTAAATAATCTTCATGCTTCCGCCATCGAGCGATTAGCAGCTAAGATCCAAGCATCTGTTTTCTTGCCTCTCCACGCCTTGGGAGAACGACTGGTTTATGCCAAGGTGCGAGAAGCCACGGGAGGACAAGTTAAGCAGATGATTAGCGGCGGTGGTGCGCTGCCGAGACACATCGACAACTTCTTTGAAATTATTGGTGTGCAGATTTTGCAAGGCTATGGTTTGACAGAAACTTCTCCTGTTACTCATGTGCGCCGTCCTTGGCGAAATTTGATTGGTGCATCAGGACTACCACTCCCCGCTACAGAAGCTAAGATTGTAGATCCTGAAACAAAAGCACCTCTACCAGTAGGAAAGCGAGGCTTGGTATTGTTGAGGGGACCGCAGATTATGCAAGGCTATTACCAAAATCCCGAAGCGACAGCCAAAGCAATTGATGCTGAAGGTTGGTTTGATAGCGGCGATTTGGGTTGGCTGACACCACAAGACGATTTGGTGCTGACTGGCAGGGCGAAGGATACGATTGTATTGACTAATGGGGAAAACATCGAGCCACAGCCGATTGAAGATGCCTGTTTGCGATCGCCATACATCGATCAAATTATGCTCGTCGGCCAAGATCAGCGCAGCCTGGGAGCTTTAATTGTCCCCAATGTCGAAGCCTTGGAAAAATGGGCAGCAAGTCAGAATTTGACGCTGGATACGTCGAGCGATCGCGTAACTTCCTCAGATAGTCAAAAAATTGACTTGGAGAGTAGAATGATCCAGGATTTATTTCGCCAAGAATTAAATCGGGAAGTACAAAATCGTCCAGGTTATCGACCGGACGACCGCATCGGAACGTTTAAACTCATTCTGGAACCGTTTTCCATCGAAAATGGTTTGATGACACAAACACTGAAAGTTCGACGACACATCGTCACGGAACGCTATCGCGATATTATTGACGGCATGTTTGCCTGA
- a CDS encoding CU044_2847 family protein, with amino-acid sequence MNRKQITEFSLQDGTKFLVEVDEPENSNAVRRVARADTGQMVVEAKKKFDEVLDQIQPVASAIITKLSQLNTPANEVEVKFGIKLNAAAGAIFTSVSGEANYEITLKWKQDKA; translated from the coding sequence ATGAATCGGAAACAAATTACAGAATTTTCTCTCCAAGATGGGACTAAGTTTTTAGTTGAAGTTGATGAGCCAGAAAATAGCAATGCTGTGAGACGTGTTGCCAGAGCAGACACAGGACAAATGGTAGTTGAAGCTAAAAAGAAATTTGATGAAGTATTGGATCAAATACAACCTGTCGCTTCCGCAATTATCACCAAACTGAGTCAGCTTAATACACCTGCAAATGAGGTAGAAGTTAAGTTTGGGATTAAGTTAAATGCTGCTGCGGGTGCAATTTTTACTTCTGTAAGTGGTGAAGCTAACTACGAAATTACCTTGAAATGGAAGCAAGACAAGGCATAG
- a CDS encoding trypsin-like peptidase domain-containing protein, with the protein MVVSTDNYIQTFRSAIARIFHTSGAVVGVGFLVSGRTQNYILTCAHVVTSALSLAEDIVEAPSDDIYLDFPLIASGQQLKAKVIFWQPVVSNASTSEPEDIAGLQIEGQLPKEAQPIQLIRANNIWEHPFRIFGFPNGHNDGVWATGVLRDAQGKGWVQLEDSKVTGYRVEPGFSGAPIWDETLVGVVGMAVAAEKRREDIKTAFMIPADVLIAGWDEIALPISSNAHTQTIKSRVKQLKIKTLQQRFDVLSSDYEAAHNQLNYTLSASDRNKLQRQIDTLLQELQQVESELNAINH; encoded by the coding sequence ATGGTAGTAAGTACAGATAATTATATTCAAACTTTTAGGTCAGCGATCGCCCGGATTTTTCATACTAGTGGTGCGGTAGTTGGTGTAGGTTTTTTAGTCTCTGGGCGAACTCAAAATTACATCCTGACGTGCGCTCATGTTGTTACCTCTGCTCTATCTTTAGCAGAAGATATAGTTGAAGCTCCTAGTGATGATATTTATTTAGATTTTCCCCTAATTGCATCAGGGCAACAACTAAAAGCTAAAGTTATTTTTTGGCAACCTGTTGTCAGTAATGCATCAACCTCCGAGCCTGAAGATATTGCGGGATTGCAAATAGAAGGGCAATTACCTAAAGAAGCCCAACCCATTCAGCTAATAAGAGCTAACAATATCTGGGAGCATCCTTTCCGCATATTCGGTTTTCCTAACGGACACAATGATGGCGTTTGGGCGACAGGCGTGTTGCGAGACGCCCAAGGAAAGGGATGGGTGCAACTGGAAGATAGTAAGGTAACTGGCTACAGAGTAGAACCAGGCTTTAGTGGTGCGCCTATATGGGATGAAACCCTTGTGGGAGTAGTTGGTATGGCAGTAGCGGCAGAGAAGCGGCGAGAAGACATCAAGACTGCTTTTATGATTCCTGCGGATGTATTGATTGCAGGATGGGATGAAATAGCCTTGCCGATTTCATCAAATGCACATACCCAGACTATTAAAAGCAGAGTCAAACAACTCAAAATCAAAACTTTGCAACAACGCTTTGACGTTCTCAGTAGTGATTATGAGGCGGCTCATAATCAACTCAACTATACCCTGAGTGCGAGCGATCGCAATAAACTCCAACGCCAAATTGACACTCTACTACAAGAACTTCAGCAAGTAGAAAGCGAACTTAATGCCATAAACCATTAA
- a CDS encoding ATP-binding protein, protein MKSSLDLRKNYLEQLIANLNVEAETLSNQIGWTLNNVDRSRLQKQLQDKFNEIEKAESELSQINQQFLELEPDKIPFTNRDAAINEITAINSPPYRLVTAPEGYGKTEFLKQILGKFQELQWCCAYASISGYENIEDLEKRLANSLQLTLPEGHDLTWGERLGSLLHRNWAKWQLQGKKGIVLLIDLDGNAPQKQRLNELFNDFKEFAWRIEKCLKELKFFKDNPRRLRVVIAARCLIDLPLDRTFPKLTLSPFNWEVIQDTATKYLKPIDMNSESLALLAGHLLYLTGGHPGGIAEALKVYRDGCYTVSWLLNIYGNQLWEQNLKRCRDQIRESLTKENNHLYESIEKLSIFPILNGTWVLKEAVRRFKLPFSEDSYKLSFELTKTSIFTRDKTIIKDGMTRRLLVIGLLRETSPDNFQELCSEAAQICWEYIHELKSNNNSAVAGTWSMQYFFQSLQKHAGFINFGPNSLAYRQKLRNDFFDKTVEETLGIFRNTDREQFHEFIYTLKSEVENDWEFQFLVNYYLHNEEYNDAPYRCLIQKFDEAIQNN, encoded by the coding sequence ATGAAAAGCTCTTTAGATTTACGAAAAAATTATCTAGAACAGTTAATAGCTAATTTAAATGTTGAGGCTGAAACTCTCAGCAACCAAATAGGATGGACGCTGAATAATGTAGATAGAAGTAGATTGCAAAAACAACTTCAAGATAAATTCAATGAAATAGAAAAAGCTGAATCAGAATTAAGCCAGATAAATCAACAATTTTTAGAGCTTGAGCCTGATAAGATCCCATTCACAAATCGAGATGCGGCAATTAATGAAATTACAGCCATTAATTCTCCCCCTTATCGTCTGGTGACGGCACCTGAAGGTTACGGAAAAACAGAATTTCTCAAACAGATATTGGGCAAATTTCAAGAATTACAATGGTGCTGTGCTTACGCTTCCATCTCTGGTTATGAAAATATTGAAGACTTAGAAAAACGATTAGCAAATTCTCTGCAACTGACGCTCCCAGAAGGGCATGATTTAACTTGGGGAGAACGTTTAGGCTCACTATTGCATAGAAATTGGGCTAAATGGCAACTTCAGGGGAAAAAAGGTATTGTACTGCTAATTGATTTAGATGGCAATGCCCCACAAAAACAACGTTTAAATGAACTTTTTAATGACTTTAAAGAATTTGCATGGAGAATTGAAAAATGTTTGAAAGAATTAAAATTTTTTAAAGATAATCCTCGGAGACTTCGAGTTGTGATTGCGGCTCGCTGTCTAATCGATCTCCCATTAGATCGGACTTTTCCTAAACTAACACTCTCTCCTTTTAACTGGGAAGTAATTCAAGATACAGCAACAAAATATCTCAAGCCTATAGATATGAATTCTGAAAGTCTGGCTTTACTAGCAGGACACTTATTATATTTAACTGGCGGACATCCAGGGGGAATTGCTGAAGCACTAAAAGTTTATCGAGATGGTTGTTATACGGTTAGTTGGCTTTTAAATATTTATGGCAATCAATTATGGGAACAAAACCTCAAAAGGTGTAGAGATCAGATTAGAGAAAGCTTGACAAAAGAAAATAACCATCTATATGAATCTATTGAAAAATTGAGTATATTTCCCATCCTTAATGGCACTTGGGTATTAAAGGAAGCTGTTCGGAGATTTAAGTTACCTTTCAGTGAGGATAGCTATAAATTAAGTTTTGAACTAACAAAAACATCTATTTTTACTCGTGATAAAACGATTATTAAAGATGGAATGACACGGCGGCTGCTAGTTATTGGTCTTCTCCGAGAAACATCGCCTGATAACTTTCAAGAACTTTGTAGCGAAGCGGCTCAAATCTGCTGGGAATATATTCATGAACTGAAATCAAACAATAATTCTGCTGTTGCAGGTACTTGGTCTATGCAATATTTTTTTCAAAGTCTTCAGAAACACGCTGGATTTATCAATTTTGGCCCTAATAGTCTGGCTTATCGACAAAAACTCCGTAATGATTTCTTTGATAAAACCGTTGAAGAAACTCTAGGAATATTCCGTAATACAGATAGAGAGCAATTCCATGAATTCATTTATACCCTTAAGTCTGAAGTAGAAAATGACTGGGAATTTCAGTTTTTAGTCAATTACTATCTACACAATGAGGAATACAATGACGCACCCTATAGATGTTTAATTCAGAAGTTTGATGAAGCAATTCAAAATAACTAA
- a CDS encoding tetratricopeptide repeat protein, producing the protein MSELDKLEFVGRAEHLNRIISLVQESNKLHVVLVEGRGGIGKTWLLRALQSRLNQVQIGTSEIIDCDIPVFNDAEDLYTQIAKQLYDSTYQEWLLRLRQLREDENRLSQTAYEQERRQLEKFLVDEINRKSSQQKLVFLIDTVEKLGQADLREQVWECIGNLCLQLENSVFILAGRPSIARQILENSFKEEELTCLELNEFTHEDVQTYILSKEEQLHFTLGQDLVKKIIVLSGGSPIMIEFGVEYAYREVIPDWLESEDIETIPSRLEKTGGFEAEMVRHITQLRTSMDRLTLLLSRIYPLDSDDIANLLELSPEEAQRLFIDAQSYFFIKPVIGGSQISLHDIVRDLVEKYVWADIDPDLEWRKRDSRIAAKYFERKDYDLGPQKRVLEIQRNCDDSHKFTNIEFLIEEIKQLREFNTTRWLWNALYANPKIGFETWHEVTDRIRRQSKKFGFVNQLLAIAKQFETEITPDQKFKLIIFESKIVHALKDKSTKENELIKLEGMLSEESTNSSHQADIYNVLGMLNTKLHLYDEALKYQQECLSLVQGKKLSYAIPAVANLVGYLHRQLNNFQEAEKYYKLGWDAAMEVDTPDKGLTQVMASIQNNLGFLYGQQKDYVKAEQCFKAAIDMWSSVESEREIANAEIASATILVDNGNYVKAKQLLERALSRCDNEENDNQILCRAYFQLGLNQWFSAEVVNETVWDVTQVQWDLNLLSIAQDALEKSLKLAEKYGLEEELPGILHQIASVYWHLGFQTGDRTLQEQALILNERSYQTSLEYNDMRYAIDSLVGKAEFDYYAKAYNHISDYARELSDRFQSYQNIHTLYFGRILRIEGDVAFQEANYDFAFSKYAQGIPKIFQHGGFGPYSIKHELNLLQKKIERLPIELSKNLIQQLKSQWKDHKALKEWCDQQMFLTRIRATKQPSSHA; encoded by the coding sequence ATGTCTGAACTAGATAAATTAGAGTTTGTTGGTCGTGCAGAACATCTAAATCGAATAATTTCCCTTGTTCAGGAGTCTAATAAGCTGCATGTCGTTTTAGTCGAGGGTAGAGGTGGGATTGGCAAAACTTGGTTGCTTCGTGCATTACAATCCCGTCTAAACCAAGTTCAGATTGGGACGAGTGAAATTATTGATTGCGATATCCCTGTTTTTAATGATGCAGAAGATTTATACACTCAAATTGCCAAACAATTATACGATTCTACATATCAAGAATGGTTGCTTCGCTTACGACAATTGCGAGAAGATGAAAACCGCCTCAGTCAAACTGCATACGAACAGGAACGTAGACAACTTGAAAAGTTCTTGGTCGATGAAATTAATCGAAAATCCAGCCAACAGAAACTAGTATTTTTAATTGATACGGTTGAAAAGTTAGGACAAGCAGATTTAAGAGAGCAAGTTTGGGAGTGTATTGGCAATTTATGCCTTCAGCTAGAGAATTCCGTATTCATTTTAGCAGGTCGCCCTAGTATTGCCCGGCAAATTCTAGAAAATTCATTCAAAGAAGAAGAATTAACTTGTTTGGAATTAAATGAATTTACTCATGAAGATGTGCAAACATACATTCTTTCTAAGGAGGAACAGCTTCACTTTACTCTCGGACAAGACTTGGTTAAAAAGATTATAGTTCTTTCTGGTGGTAGCCCGATCATGATTGAATTTGGGGTAGAGTATGCTTATCGGGAAGTCATACCAGATTGGTTAGAGAGTGAAGATATAGAAACGATTCCCAGCAGGTTAGAAAAAACTGGTGGATTTGAAGCTGAGATGGTTAGACATATCACGCAGCTTCGGACATCAATGGATCGGCTAACTCTATTACTTTCACGTATCTATCCATTAGATAGCGATGATATTGCTAATTTATTAGAACTATCTCCAGAAGAAGCTCAAAGATTATTTATTGATGCACAAAGCTACTTTTTTATCAAACCAGTAATCGGTGGTTCGCAAATATCATTACATGATATTGTACGAGACTTGGTTGAGAAATATGTATGGGCAGATATTGACCCAGATTTGGAATGGAGAAAACGAGATAGTCGGATTGCTGCCAAATATTTTGAGCGAAAAGATTACGATTTAGGGCCACAAAAAAGGGTATTAGAGATTCAGCGTAATTGTGATGATTCTCATAAATTCACTAATATTGAGTTTCTGATTGAAGAAATAAAACAACTGCGAGAATTCAATACTACGCGCTGGCTCTGGAATGCTTTATACGCAAATCCAAAAATAGGTTTTGAAACTTGGCATGAAGTTACTGATAGGATACGCCGCCAATCTAAAAAATTTGGATTTGTCAATCAATTGTTGGCAATTGCCAAACAGTTTGAAACCGAGATAACCCCCGATCAAAAATTTAAACTGATTATTTTTGAATCAAAGATTGTTCACGCTCTTAAAGACAAGAGTACAAAAGAAAATGAGTTGATAAAATTAGAGGGAATGCTATCTGAAGAATCTACTAATTCATCTCATCAAGCCGATATTTATAATGTCTTGGGAATGCTAAATACCAAGTTACATCTCTATGACGAAGCCTTGAAATATCAGCAAGAGTGTTTATCCTTAGTTCAAGGCAAAAAGCTATCATACGCTATTCCTGCTGTAGCTAACCTAGTTGGTTATCTGCACCGACAACTCAACAACTTTCAGGAAGCGGAGAAATATTACAAACTAGGTTGGGATGCTGCGATGGAAGTTGATACTCCTGACAAAGGCTTAACTCAAGTTATGGCTAGCATTCAGAATAACTTGGGATTTTTATATGGACAACAAAAAGATTACGTAAAAGCCGAACAGTGTTTTAAAGCTGCTATTGATATGTGGTCGAGTGTTGAGAGTGAACGCGAAATAGCCAACGCGGAAATTGCCTCTGCTACTATTTTAGTAGATAATGGTAATTATGTAAAAGCTAAACAGTTACTTGAACGAGCATTAAGCCGTTGCGACAATGAGGAAAACGATAATCAAATATTATGTAGAGCATACTTTCAGTTAGGCTTAAATCAGTGGTTTAGTGCCGAGGTAGTAAATGAAACCGTTTGGGATGTGACACAAGTACAGTGGGATCTCAATCTCCTAAGTATTGCTCAAGATGCTTTAGAAAAAAGCCTGAAACTTGCAGAAAAATACGGACTTGAAGAGGAATTACCTGGAATTTTACACCAAATTGCTAGTGTCTATTGGCATCTTGGGTTTCAAACAGGCGATCGCACATTGCAAGAACAAGCTCTAATACTCAATGAACGCTCTTATCAGACCAGTCTAGAATACAATGATATGCGATATGCCATCGATAGCCTGGTAGGTAAAGCAGAGTTTGATTATTATGCAAAAGCATACAACCATATCTCAGATTATGCGCGAGAACTTAGCGATCGCTTCCAATCCTATCAAAATATCCATACATTATACTTTGGTCGTATATTACGGATAGAAGGTGATGTTGCATTCCAAGAAGCGAACTACGATTTTGCTTTTAGTAAATATGCTCAAGGAATACCCAAAATTTTTCAACATGGAGGTTTCGGGCCGTATTCAATCAAACATGAGCTAAATCTACTCCAAAAGAAAATCGAACGTTTGCCTATAGAACTTTCTAAAAATCTGATTCAACAACTAAAATCTCAGTGGAAAGATCATAAAGCCCTCAAGGAATGGTGCGATCAACAAATGTTCCTGACTAGAATACGTGCCACAAAACAGCCATCTTCTCATGCTTAG
- a CDS encoding radical SAM/SPASM domain-containing protein yields MNLDDTYSICYGTHHKVAVLNQSAIYLLNQFINPHKLDDIVLENLSIDSIDLQTAIQELYQARLIVPNNNYSFHLNEIPETLTAWLHITDRCNLRCDYCYLPHVANDMSIDIGKAAIEATFRSAILNNYRRVKLKYAGGEALLCSPLIKDLHLYAQSLSKETDIILDGVVLSNGTLITPEIIEMLQILNLRLMISLDGLSDFHNIQRSYAGGKGSFQDVERGIKIALQNGLIPDISITVTGRNAEGLPALIEWILENNLPFSLNFYRENELSASYEDLQLEESRLIEGILAAFKVIEFKLPNRSLLGSLIDRANLSSPHKRTCGVGQSYLVFDYKGQIAKCQMQLHKTVSSSATEDPLSVVRQDKAGIQNLSVEEKEGCRTCEWKNWCTGGCPLATFKATGRYDIQSPNCNIYKALYPEALRLEGLRLIKYSYL; encoded by the coding sequence ATGAATCTAGATGATACTTATTCTATCTGTTATGGTACTCATCATAAAGTAGCAGTTCTAAATCAATCAGCAATATATTTACTAAATCAATTTATAAATCCTCATAAATTAGATGATATTGTACTAGAGAATCTTTCTATTGATTCAATAGATTTACAGACAGCTATTCAAGAACTATATCAAGCACGTTTGATAGTACCTAATAATAATTACTCATTTCATCTAAATGAAATACCAGAAACTTTAACAGCATGGTTACATATCACTGATCGCTGTAACTTAAGATGCGATTACTGCTACCTTCCTCATGTAGCAAATGATATGTCAATAGATATAGGTAAAGCAGCTATTGAAGCTACATTCCGATCTGCAATTTTAAATAATTACCGCCGTGTCAAACTGAAGTATGCAGGAGGAGAAGCATTACTATGTTCCCCTTTAATTAAGGATCTGCATTTGTACGCTCAATCCCTTAGCAAAGAAACAGACATCATATTAGATGGAGTTGTTCTTAGTAATGGAACATTGATTACTCCTGAGATAATTGAGATGCTGCAAATATTGAATCTGCGTCTCATGATTTCACTAGATGGATTATCCGATTTTCACAATATCCAACGTTCTTATGCGGGTGGAAAGGGATCGTTTCAAGATGTTGAACGAGGTATTAAGATTGCTTTGCAAAATGGTCTTATACCAGATATTTCCATTACAGTGACTGGGCGAAATGCAGAAGGATTACCCGCTCTTATTGAATGGATATTGGAAAATAATCTACCCTTTAGTTTAAATTTCTATCGCGAAAATGAACTGTCAGCTTCTTACGAAGACTTGCAACTAGAAGAATCTCGACTGATTGAGGGAATATTAGCAGCATTCAAAGTTATTGAATTCAAATTACCTAATCGAAGCTTGCTAGGTTCATTGATTGATCGTGCTAACTTATCTTCTCCTCATAAACGAACTTGTGGAGTTGGACAAAGCTATCTCGTATTTGATTACAAAGGACAAATTGCTAAATGCCAGATGCAGCTACATAAAACTGTATCTTCATCTGCCACTGAAGATCCTTTAAGTGTTGTGCGACAAGATAAAGCAGGTATTCAGAATTTGTCAGTTGAGGAAAAAGAAGGCTGTCGTACATGTGAGTGGAAAAATTGGTGTACAGGTGGTTGTCCTTTGGCAACTTTTAAAGCTACAGGTCGTTATGATATTCAATCTCCAAATTGCAATATTTACAAAGCTCTCTATCCTGAAGCTCTCCGACTAGAGGGTTTACGCTTGATCAAATATAGTTACCTTTAA
- a CDS encoding type II secretion system F family protein, with product MPNFVARVRDSQGNSRTEKIVAESLVQARTNLRDQGFVIQELKQSQGFQPDVAFKNFQNSLIKVSVKDKAVFSRQFAVLMNAGVAIVRSLGVLSEQCSNTKLKQALVEISTDVQSGMNLSEAMRKHPDCFDGLYVSMIQAGEVGGVLDEVLNRLAKLLEDVARLQNQIKSALSYPTVVGFIAVAIFLGMTIFLIPIFATIFTQIGISLPPLTQFLMDASKFLRSPSAFILLAALIGLKIAYGKYAQTPVGRITIDRLSLKMPLFGDLIQKSSVARFSRTFGSLTRSGVPILTCLEIVRDTSGNQVIANAIDAARMEIQQGGMISIALQKDAVFPAMAIQMISIGEETGELDGMLMKVADFYEDEVEQAVKAMTSILEPVMIVVLGGMVGTILLAMYLPMFAVFEKLG from the coding sequence ATGCCAAACTTCGTTGCCCGTGTTCGGGATTCGCAAGGAAACTCTCGAACAGAAAAAATTGTTGCTGAATCCTTGGTACAAGCTCGAACTAATCTTAGAGATCAAGGTTTTGTCATCCAAGAACTCAAACAATCTCAGGGATTTCAGCCAGATGTTGCCTTCAAAAATTTCCAGAATTCCTTAATTAAGGTTTCGGTTAAAGACAAAGCCGTTTTTTCGCGTCAATTTGCCGTTTTGATGAATGCGGGAGTTGCGATCGTTAGAAGTCTAGGGGTACTTTCTGAACAGTGTAGTAATACTAAACTGAAACAAGCCTTGGTGGAGATTAGCACCGATGTTCAAAGCGGAATGAATCTTTCAGAAGCAATGCGGAAGCATCCTGACTGTTTTGATGGATTATATGTGAGTATGATTCAAGCTGGCGAAGTTGGTGGTGTTCTAGACGAAGTATTGAATCGTTTAGCTAAGTTGTTAGAAGATGTTGCTCGTCTACAAAACCAAATCAAATCAGCATTATCTTATCCAACGGTCGTGGGTTTTATCGCAGTTGCGATCTTTCTTGGTATGACCATTTTTCTGATTCCGATTTTTGCCACGATTTTTACACAAATTGGTATCTCATTACCACCTCTAACGCAATTCTTGATGGATGCTAGTAAATTTTTGAGAAGTCCGAGTGCTTTCATCCTTCTCGCTGCTCTCATAGGACTAAAAATTGCCTATGGAAAATATGCTCAAACTCCTGTTGGTCGCATCACAATTGATCGTCTTTCACTCAAAATGCCGTTGTTTGGTGACTTAATTCAAAAATCTTCGGTTGCCCGGTTTAGCAGAACTTTTGGTTCTTTGACTCGTTCAGGTGTACCAATTTTAACTTGCTTAGAAATTGTCCGAGATACATCAGGAAACCAAGTAATTGCCAATGCCATAGATGCAGCCCGCATGGAAATTCAACAAGGAGGCATGATTAGCATTGCTTTGCAAAAAGATGCCGTTTTTCCAGCTATGGCAATTCAGATGATTAGCATCGGAGAAGAAACTGGAGAATTAGATGGAATGTTGATGAAAGTTGCCGATTTCTATGAAGATGAAGTTGAGCAAGCAGTAAAAGCAATGACCAGTATTTTAGAACCGGTGATGATTGTAGTTCTAGGGGGAATGGTTGGAACAATTTTGCTAGCGATGTATCTGCCTATGTTTGCGGTATTTGAAAAGCTAGGATAA